From Rutidosis leptorrhynchoides isolate AG116_Rl617_1_P2 chromosome 3, CSIRO_AGI_Rlap_v1, whole genome shotgun sequence, a single genomic window includes:
- the LOC139896714 gene encoding probable serine/threonine-protein kinase PBL7 produces the protein MDTNLTEPPTRTHIKRNHSRLIRHHHHHDDFPETTILLIVIPIVIVVLLIAISFVIALLRRIESPKQNGNSNCNKSCTFVAHSIVTFNGTSDIKKGCIYGGSPCSLPSATFKGVQVFTYRELESATNDFSDTNLVGKGGFGDVYRGLLRDGTVSAIKLLHREGKQGERAFRSEVDLLSRLQSPNLVDLLGYCADNHHRLLVFEYMSNGTLHDHLHSSDFRSQILNWGIRLRIALDCARALEFLHEHTVPSVIHRDFKSTNILLDENYRGKVSDFGLAKIGSDKLNGLISTRVLGTTGYLAPEYASTGKLTTKSDVYSYGVVLLELLTGRVPIDTKRPPGEHVLVSWALPRLTNRAELVEMVDPKLHGQFSKKDLIQVAAIAAVCVQTEADYRPLMTDVVQSLVPIVHNISFGCSTSSFRFSKRVSPRS, from the exons ATGGATACAAACTTGACAGAGCCACCAACAAGAACACACATTAAGCGCAACCATAGCCGTTTGATTCGCCACCATCACCATCACGATGATTTCCCAGAAACCACCATTCTTTTGATAGTGATTCCCATTGTTATTGTCGTTTTACTCATTGCAATTTCATTTGTTATAGCATTGCTTCGACGCATAGAATCTCCAAAACAGAATGGAAACAGCAATTGCAATAAAAGTTGTACGTTTGTTGCTCATAGTATTGTAACATTCAATGGCACCTCAG ATATAAAGAAGGGATGTATATATGGAGGAAGCCCATGCAGTTTACCATCAGCAACATTTAAAGGGGTACAAGTATTCACATATCGAGAGCTCGAATCGGCTACAAACGACTTCTCAGATACGAACCTTGTCGGTAAGGGTGGTTTCGGTGATGTCTACCGTGGGCTGCTACGTGATGGCACCGTTTCAGCTATTAAGTTGCTTCATAGGGAAGGCAAACAAGGTGAACGTGCTTTTCGATCAGAG GTGGATTTACTAAGTCGTTTGCAGAGTCCGAACTTGGTTGATCTTCTTGGATATTGTGCTGATAACCACCATCGGCTTCTTGTATTTGAATACATGTCGAATGGTACTCTACACGACCACCTTCATTCATCTGACTTTCGATCTCAGATATTGAATTGGGGCATTCGATTGAGAATCGCTCTTGATTGTGCAAGAGCCCTCGAGTTTCTTCATGAGCATACTGTCCCATCTGTTATACATCGCGATTTTAAGTCTACCAACATTTTGTTAGACGAAAACTATCGAGGAAAGGTCTCTGATTTTGGGTTGGCCAAGATTGGATCCGACAAGCTTAATGGGCTCATCTCGACCCGCGTTTTGGGAACCACCGGATATCTGGCTCCCGA GTACGCTTCGACGGGAAAGCTTACCACCAAATCAGATGTGTACAGTTACGGTGTCGTATTGCTAGAACTATTAACAGGACGTGTACCGATCGACACTAAGCGCCCACCCGGAGAGCATGTACTCGTGTCATGG GCTCTTCCAAGATTGACGAATAGAGCGGAACTTGTTGAGATGGTCGATCCGAAACTACATGGTCAATTTTCAAAGAAGGATCTAATTCAG GTAGCTGCTATTGCAGCTGTGTGTGTGCAAACAGAAGCAGATTATCGGCCTTTGATGACAGACGTTGTCCAATCCTTGGTTCCTATAGTGCACAACATATCTTTTGGGTGCTCAACTAGTTCTTTTAGGTTCAGTAAACGAGTAAGTCCAAGATCATAG